A DNA window from Flammeovirga agarivorans contains the following coding sequences:
- the nadE gene encoding NAD(+) synthase has translation MTNLIKVGGAELNQTPLDWTNNFQNILEAINTAKENKVSILCLPELCLTGYGCEDAFYAPNTEQQALKLLGQLLPHTKDLVVSVGLPLRHQNKLYNTVALIADQEILGFVAKKHLAGNGIHYEPRWFTPWKDGESGTITFDDHFTSVLGTNSFPFGDLLFDVKGVRIGFEICEDAWVANRPGRSLYANGVDIILNPSASHFAFDKLDVRKRFVLEGSRAYGVGYIYANLLGNESGRAIYDGGVMIALSGKLLSISKRFAFYNYKVTTATFDLDVARLAQIQSHTSNTGTASHTVVNSSFEIPRTVPEKHIPVEESWEHSVNIKEEEFGRAVALGLFDYMRKSFSKGFVVSLSGGADSSAIVTLIHLMIKMGIEDLGIDGFKKKLSYFSTLKECDTDEALCELILTTAYQPTENSGDVTLNAAESLAKAVGATFYNVNVNPMFKGYVNAIENALGRSLGWDTDDITLQNIQARVRAPSVWMLANINGALLLSTSNRSEAAVGYATMDGDTSGGLSPIAGIDKNYLRSWLRWMETNGLDNKWNIPALKFVNEQQPTAELRPKDSKQTDEADLMPYDILEEIEKLAIRDKKSPKECQLFLSANHPEASQETINAWITKFFRLWSRNQWKRERYAPSFHLDDKNLDPKTWCRFPILSGGFNQELGEL, from the coding sequence ATGACGAATTTAATTAAAGTTGGTGGTGCAGAACTTAACCAAACTCCATTGGATTGGACCAACAACTTTCAAAATATATTAGAGGCAATAAATACCGCTAAGGAGAATAAAGTCTCAATCCTTTGTTTACCAGAATTATGTCTTACTGGCTACGGTTGTGAAGATGCTTTTTATGCTCCAAATACAGAGCAGCAAGCATTAAAACTATTGGGTCAATTATTACCACACACAAAAGATTTAGTTGTTTCTGTGGGGTTGCCTTTAAGACATCAAAATAAACTATACAATACTGTTGCTTTAATTGCTGATCAAGAAATCCTTGGGTTTGTTGCCAAAAAGCATCTTGCGGGGAATGGTATACATTATGAACCAAGATGGTTCACTCCTTGGAAAGACGGTGAAAGTGGTACTATAACCTTTGATGATCATTTCACTTCAGTACTAGGAACAAATTCATTCCCTTTTGGAGATCTCTTATTTGATGTAAAAGGCGTAAGAATTGGTTTTGAAATTTGTGAAGATGCCTGGGTAGCCAATAGACCAGGTCGATCTTTGTACGCCAACGGTGTTGATATCATTCTAAATCCTTCTGCTAGTCATTTTGCTTTTGATAAATTAGATGTTAGAAAACGTTTTGTACTTGAAGGATCAAGAGCTTATGGCGTTGGTTACATTTATGCCAATCTGTTAGGTAATGAATCTGGCAGGGCAATCTATGATGGAGGTGTTATGATCGCGCTATCTGGAAAGCTTTTGTCTATTAGTAAAAGGTTTGCCTTTTATAATTACAAAGTAACAACTGCCACTTTTGATTTAGATGTAGCTCGTTTAGCACAAATTCAAAGTCATACTTCCAATACAGGTACAGCAAGTCATACAGTCGTTAATTCATCTTTCGAAATCCCAAGAACAGTCCCTGAGAAACATATTCCAGTTGAAGAAAGTTGGGAGCACTCTGTAAATATCAAAGAGGAAGAATTTGGTAGAGCCGTTGCTCTAGGACTTTTTGATTACATGAGGAAAAGTTTCTCTAAAGGATTTGTGGTATCCCTTTCTGGAGGTGCTGACTCTTCTGCCATTGTCACATTAATTCATTTAATGATTAAAATGGGTATTGAAGACCTTGGTATAGATGGGTTTAAAAAGAAATTAAGTTACTTCTCTACTTTAAAGGAATGTGATACAGATGAAGCACTTTGCGAGCTAATTCTAACGACTGCTTATCAGCCGACTGAAAATTCTGGTGATGTCACTTTAAATGCTGCTGAATCATTAGCAAAAGCTGTTGGGGCCACTTTCTATAATGTCAATGTAAACCCAATGTTTAAAGGGTATGTGAATGCTATAGAAAATGCGCTTGGCAGATCATTAGGTTGGGATACCGATGATATCACATTACAAAATATACAAGCGAGAGTACGCGCCCCTTCCGTATGGATGTTAGCTAATATTAATGGTGCTTTATTATTATCTACTTCAAATAGATCAGAAGCTGCCGTTGGTTATGCAACAATGGATGGTGATACTTCTGGAGGTTTAAGTCCTATTGCTGGTATCGACAAAAATTACCTTAGAAGTTGGTTACGTTGGATGGAAACAAATGGACTTGACAACAAATGGAATATTCCTGCTCTTAAGTTTGTGAATGAACAGCAACCTACTGCAGAATTACGTCCAAAAGATTCTAAACAAACCGACGAAGCAGATTTAATGCCTTATGATATTTTAGAAGAAATTGAAAAGCTAGCAATCAGAGATAAAAAATCTCCAAAAGAATGTCAGCTTTTCCTCTCTGCAAATCACCCAGAGGCTTCTCAAGAAACTATAAATGCATGGATCACAAAATTCTTTAGGCTTTGGAGTCGAAATCAATGGAAAAGAGAACGCTATGCTCCTTCATTCCATTTGGATGATAAAAACCTCGATCCTAAAACTTGGTGTAGATTCCCAATTTTATCAGGAGGATTCAATCAAGAACTTGGAGAGCTATAA
- a CDS encoding HIRAN domain-containing protein: MTLVLALIVIGGLLIFFLILNQKSKKKKKAIQAQKKLEMDRYDRYMRRFDDPSCLTKLEPTSSKVAGTRYANDDTGENRQTILKATKEGELLMLIPDELNRYDNAAIKIMRLNGKQIGFLDMDASLEIKSRLINRSPVEAKVSKIYEKGGVLECDIELQRYSRKIKKQ, from the coding sequence ATGACTCTTGTATTAGCATTAATTGTTATTGGCGGATTATTAATATTTTTTTTAATTCTTAATCAAAAAAGTAAGAAAAAGAAAAAAGCCATCCAAGCACAAAAAAAGCTAGAGATGGACAGATATGACAGGTATATGAGAAGGTTTGATGACCCTTCTTGCCTAACTAAACTTGAACCTACATCTTCAAAAGTTGCTGGTACAAGATATGCTAATGATGATACAGGAGAAAATCGTCAGACAATTCTAAAAGCAACAAAAGAAGGTGAACTTCTTATGCTTATTCCCGATGAGTTGAATCGATATGACAATGCCGCTATTAAAATCATGCGATTAAATGGTAAGCAAATTGGATTTTTAGATATGGATGCTTCACTAGAAATAAAATCTAGGTTAATTAATAGATCTCCTGTTGAAGCAAAAGTCTCTAAAATATATGAGAAAGGCGGTGTATTAGAATGTGATATAGAATTGCAGCGTTATAGTAGGAAAATTAAAAAACAATAG
- a CDS encoding YceI family protein translates to MKNLAKGLIGILLLSAVACSSPSNSSKEETSNKKEVATESASYSYDAAATQVAFTAFKTTDKVPVGGKFMQFEATPAEASVSNPIDILNNLKFSIPVSSIETNDKGRNGKIVKYFFGTLASTENISGVIKSVSNGKALVSITMNNITKDVELTAKASDNVVLVKGAIDVANWDGIGAIDALNKICYDLHKGADGKSKLWSEVDLVIKSKLASN, encoded by the coding sequence ATGAAAAATCTAGCAAAAGGCCTTATCGGTATCTTATTACTTTCAGCGGTAGCTTGTTCATCACCTTCAAACTCATCAAAAGAAGAAACTTCAAATAAAAAGGAAGTAGCTACAGAAAGTGCTTCTTACTCTTATGATGCAGCGGCCACTCAAGTTGCATTTACAGCTTTTAAAACTACTGATAAAGTTCCTGTTGGTGGTAAGTTTATGCAATTTGAAGCTACTCCTGCTGAGGCTTCAGTAAGCAACCCAATCGATATCTTGAATAACTTAAAGTTTTCAATTCCAGTAAGCTCAATCGAAACAAATGATAAAGGCAGAAACGGTAAAATTGTGAAGTATTTCTTTGGTACTTTAGCTTCTACTGAAAACATCTCTGGTGTTATAAAAAGCGTGTCTAATGGAAAAGCATTAGTAAGTATCACTATGAATAACATTACAAAAGATGTTGAATTAACAGCAAAAGCAAGCGACAATGTTGTTCTTGTAAAAGGTGCAATTGATGTAGCTAATTGGGATGGTATTGGAGCTATCGACGCATTAAATAAGATCTGTTATGACTTACACAAAGGTGCAGATGGTAAAAGTAAATTATGGTCTGAAGTTGATCTGGTAATTAAATCAAAATTAGCTTCTAACTAA
- a CDS encoding DUF4184 family protein translates to MPIPIAHPMAVLPLFRYSHFLSVSALIIGSMIPDFEHFLELQVSDKVGHTVFGIFLFDIPAGLMIYYLNYWIIRPVLTNVSPIRFHVYYEQTRHYSFFQILFSLSVGIATHFLLDAITGEEGYFVKDLPYLFTEVQVTDTITMNIHLIIWIAVSIFGALNCLWLIIISFDWKKTYVRVKTSFWSIQFFIEVTFGIFLISTFRYYVLGDPMILWNWGIVIGGASFFSLNIVCFRWWLALHGKIKKPHFLKKYGL, encoded by the coding sequence ATGCCCATTCCTATTGCTCACCCAATGGCAGTCTTGCCATTATTTAGGTATTCTCATTTTCTATCTGTTTCTGCTTTAATTATAGGAAGTATGATACCAGACTTTGAACACTTCTTGGAATTACAAGTAAGTGATAAAGTAGGGCATACAGTATTTGGAATTTTCTTATTTGATATTCCGGCGGGTTTAATGATTTATTATTTGAATTATTGGATCATTCGTCCGGTGTTGACCAATGTAAGCCCAATACGGTTCCATGTGTATTATGAACAAACCCGACATTATTCATTTTTCCAGATATTATTTTCTTTATCTGTAGGTATTGCTACACATTTTTTATTGGATGCAATTACAGGAGAGGAAGGGTATTTTGTCAAAGATTTACCTTACTTATTTACTGAAGTGCAAGTAACCGATACCATAACGATGAATATTCATTTAATAATATGGATAGCTGTTTCAATTTTTGGAGCATTAAATTGTTTATGGTTAATCATTATATCATTTGACTGGAAGAAGACTTATGTTAGGGTGAAAACGAGTTTCTGGTCAATTCAATTCTTTATCGAAGTGACTTTTGGTATTTTCTTGATAAGTACATTCAGGTATTATGTTTTAGGAGACCCAATGATATTATGGAATTGGGGAATTGTGATTGGAGGAGCTAGCTTCTTTTCTTTAAATATCGTTTGCTTTAGATGGTGGCTTGCATTACATGGAAAAATAAAAAAGCCGCACTTTTTAAAGAAGTACGGCTTGTGA
- a CDS encoding DUF4184 family protein: MPITFAHTAYIFPFKKIKQLSFIGLLLGSIIPDFEHLFILDFSSKFGHTLLGVFLFDIPVALAFYFIWKKICFPVLKEVLPFEINDKPKALSIKWVLVSIIIGIGSHLILDGVSGTNGFFVKRLPILSTDLSRFGYNHIKLFIFNWYTFSILGTFIVFIQIVKYISNCTLKKIYDHLYYFFFIEMLTIAEMIVFIRMYNMTLPDNYLKTGVIVCGSLMYSLIFTSFHWKYLIKKLKLKKEAKLKEQKIML; the protein is encoded by the coding sequence ATGCCCATTACTTTTGCACACACGGCATATATATTTCCTTTTAAAAAAATAAAGCAACTTTCTTTTATAGGGTTGTTGCTAGGTAGTATTATTCCAGACTTTGAGCATTTATTTATTTTAGACTTTAGCTCAAAATTTGGCCATACTTTATTAGGGGTTTTCCTATTTGATATACCCGTAGCATTAGCTTTCTATTTTATATGGAAAAAAATATGTTTCCCGGTACTAAAAGAAGTTTTACCATTTGAAATAAATGATAAACCAAAAGCTTTATCAATAAAGTGGGTATTAGTCTCAATTATTATTGGAATTGGATCTCATCTTATTTTAGATGGGGTAAGTGGAACCAATGGTTTCTTTGTGAAAAGACTTCCTATACTTTCCACTGATTTATCGAGGTTCGGCTATAACCATATTAAGCTTTTTATTTTTAATTGGTATACATTCTCAATTCTAGGTACATTCATTGTTTTTATTCAGATTGTAAAATATATATCTAATTGTACCTTAAAAAAGATATATGACCATTTGTATTATTTCTTTTTTATCGAAATGCTTACGATAGCTGAAATGATAGTATTTATAAGAATGTACAATATGACTTTGCCAGATAATTATTTAAAAACAGGAGTGATTGTTTGCGGGTCGTTGATGTATAGTTTAATATTTACATCATTTCATTGGAAATATTTGATCAAAAAATTGAAACTAAAAAAGGAAGCTAAACTAAAAGAACAGAAAATCATGTTGTAA
- the miaA gene encoding tRNA (adenosine(37)-N6)-dimethylallyltransferase MiaA produces MSQEKSLNNTPLIVITGPTASGKTSLATHLSSQIGGEVISADSRQVFKGMDIGTGKDLSEYKIKGKDIPYHLIDICEPGEDFNLYLFQKLYAESVDTILKNNHIPILCGGTGLYIEAVTLDGYDEVWIPRNEALRSEWENQSLEDMQKFYLELVPNKKKQLEGIGHRARSLMRAIEIEYFLKYKPETHYKPVEFKNLPTFNFAINIDRDTRWSKIERRLNERLEEGMIDEVKSLLERIESGKLKSYGLEYRHITEYLEGEITYDEMREVLLKSIQQFSKRQMTWFRRMEKKTKINWMPVEWELERKIEFVKATINSSSK; encoded by the coding sequence ATGTCACAAGAAAAATCTTTAAATAATACTCCATTAATTGTTATTACAGGGCCAACAGCGAGTGGTAAAACATCTTTAGCAACTCATTTATCCAGTCAAATTGGTGGAGAAGTAATTAGTGCTGATTCGAGACAGGTATTCAAAGGGATGGATATTGGTACTGGTAAAGACTTGTCAGAATACAAAATCAAAGGAAAAGATATTCCGTATCATCTCATTGATATTTGTGAGCCAGGTGAAGATTTTAATCTTTATTTATTTCAAAAACTTTACGCAGAATCTGTTGATACAATATTAAAAAATAATCATATTCCTATTCTATGTGGAGGAACAGGTTTATATATTGAAGCCGTTACTTTAGATGGTTATGACGAAGTTTGGATTCCAAGGAATGAAGCATTGAGGTCTGAATGGGAAAACCAATCTCTAGAAGATATGCAAAAGTTTTATCTTGAATTGGTACCTAATAAAAAAAAACAATTAGAAGGGATTGGCCATAGAGCCAGATCATTAATGCGAGCTATAGAAATAGAGTATTTTCTGAAATATAAACCCGAAACACATTATAAACCCGTAGAATTTAAGAACCTTCCAACATTTAATTTTGCAATTAATATTGATCGAGACACAAGGTGGTCAAAAATAGAGAGAAGGTTAAATGAGAGGTTAGAAGAAGGGATGATTGATGAGGTGAAATCATTACTTGAGAGAATAGAGTCAGGAAAATTAAAGTCTTATGGTTTAGAGTATCGTCATATTACTGAGTATCTTGAAGGAGAGATCACATATGATGAGATGAGAGAGGTTTTATTGAAATCAATACAACAATTTTCAAAACGTCAAATGACGTGGTTTAGGAGAATGGAGAAAAAAACGAAGATAAATTGGATGCCCGTAGAATGGGAATTAGAAAGGAAAATCGAATTTGTCAAAGCAACTATTAATTCCTCCTCTAAATAA
- a CDS encoding PP2C family protein-serine/threonine phosphatase, giving the protein MSIGGFTWGLLSLYFELDIASVIPIGYVIFSIFNIYFWVKKEDKAIHKALQTFFSILLPFIFQLILGGAKSTGVVMIWSLFALTATLAFYKGKALMYWLGIFVVLLGIVILVDHEIEYITPKQLRNYQIFNILLLINFSMISSMLFFLSKFFVDQQLKTMDELVETNAQLIAAEEEVRQNSEEIFVMNDMLKESNKKLEGAYIELEKTKDTEIEAMSHSIFESIDYAKQIQSCFLPQTNRFNEIVKDGFILFKPRDVVSGDFYWFYKQDHFIVIAAVDCTGHGVPGAFMSLLGAESLNSIIVNRQIFDSAEILNQLDYLIRKKLKQETTNNKDGMDLALTVFNTQTKIVSFSGAKNPLCYTKDNELIVIKGDRQPIGMFHPDQAPKDFTKHEFPYDSKMCFYMYSDGFQDQFGGEKLKKFMPKRLKETLFKHHTMSMKVQNSLLDSTFNYWKKDEQQTDDVLVIGFSID; this is encoded by the coding sequence ATGTCCATAGGTGGTTTCACTTGGGGGCTATTGTCTTTATATTTCGAACTTGATATAGCTAGCGTTATCCCTATAGGTTATGTAATTTTTAGTATTTTCAATATCTATTTTTGGGTAAAGAAAGAAGACAAAGCAATTCATAAAGCACTACAAACTTTCTTTTCTATCCTCTTGCCTTTCATATTTCAATTAATATTAGGAGGAGCAAAATCGACTGGTGTTGTAATGATTTGGTCCTTATTTGCACTTACTGCAACACTTGCATTCTACAAAGGCAAAGCCTTAATGTATTGGCTCGGAATCTTTGTAGTATTACTCGGCATTGTCATCTTAGTAGACCATGAAATTGAATACATTACCCCAAAACAGTTAAGAAATTATCAGATCTTTAATATTCTATTACTGATTAATTTTTCAATGATATCTTCAATGCTATTCTTCTTGTCAAAGTTTTTTGTTGATCAGCAATTAAAGACAATGGATGAATTGGTCGAAACAAATGCCCAATTAATTGCTGCAGAAGAAGAAGTAAGACAAAACTCCGAGGAGATCTTTGTGATGAATGATATGCTGAAAGAGTCGAATAAAAAACTAGAGGGAGCTTATATTGAACTTGAAAAAACTAAAGACACAGAAATAGAAGCTATGAGCCACTCTATCTTTGAAAGTATAGATTATGCCAAACAAATTCAGAGTTGCTTTTTACCCCAAACCAATCGATTTAATGAAATCGTAAAAGACGGATTTATTCTCTTTAAACCTAGAGATGTTGTTTCTGGTGACTTTTACTGGTTTTATAAACAAGATCATTTTATTGTGATTGCAGCAGTTGATTGTACAGGTCATGGTGTTCCGGGTGCATTTATGTCTCTCTTAGGAGCAGAATCTTTAAACAGTATTATTGTTAATCGTCAGATTTTTGATTCTGCCGAAATTCTTAACCAATTAGACTATTTAATAAGAAAAAAGCTTAAGCAAGAAACTACAAACAATAAAGACGGAATGGATTTAGCCCTAACCGTTTTCAATACTCAAACGAAGATAGTTTCGTTTTCTGGTGCAAAAAATCCATTATGCTATACAAAGGATAATGAGCTAATAGTAATAAAGGGAGACCGACAACCTATCGGTATGTTCCATCCTGACCAAGCTCCCAAGGATTTTACAAAACACGAGTTTCCATACGATTCGAAGATGTGCTTTTACATGTATAGTGATGGTTTCCAAGACCAATTTGGTGGTGAAAAATTAAAAAAATTTATGCCCAAAAGACTTAAAGAAACTTTATTTAAGCACCATACAATGAGTATGAAAGTTCAAAACAGTCTATTGGATAGTACATTTAACTATTGGAAAAAAGACGAACAACAAACAGACGACGTACTTGTTATTGGGTTTTCTATAGATTAA
- a CDS encoding MltF family protein, whose product MIVRFYTIISYFFIFSILSACNTSKKSDVSEATEVVVDTPEKEEIIYSNHDLSDIKERGKLIALTAYSSTSYFVYKGETMGYEYELLKRLADDLDLELHVKVKTNSDSLRIALQKGEGDIIAYGLAITKERQKLVDFTSSLMNIKQVLVQRKPENWRHLPKHKIDKAVIRNVIELRDKEVHVREGTPYQLRLENLEDETGEDINIVLENKNISTEELIHRVAEGKINYTVADENIAKVNNTYYPQLDIETEISFPQRIAWATRKQSPLLRDKVSHWLDSMKNTTDFYVIYNKYFKNTRAQHKRFDSKYFSTIEHRGLLSKYDDLIKEQAKPLGWDWRLLASLVYQESKFNPKAKSWVGAVGLMQLMPATAKQYGANNPRDPRQNVRAGTKYLKWLEGFWDGIEDPNERIKFVLASYNAGQGHVLDAQRLAKKFNHDPNVWNGNVEKYMLLKSHKKYYRDEVVKFGYARGKEPVNYVQSILDRYERYKELLDANQ is encoded by the coding sequence ATGATAGTTCGGTTTTACACTATTATCTCTTATTTCTTTATTTTTAGCATACTGTCTGCATGTAATACATCAAAAAAAAGTGATGTATCAGAAGCTACCGAAGTTGTTGTAGACACACCCGAAAAAGAGGAAATTATTTATAGCAACCATGATTTATCGGATATAAAAGAACGAGGAAAGTTAATTGCTCTTACTGCTTATAGCTCTACCTCTTATTTTGTATATAAAGGTGAAACTATGGGTTATGAGTATGAACTTTTAAAAAGACTTGCTGATGATCTAGACTTAGAACTTCATGTAAAAGTAAAAACCAATAGTGATAGCCTTAGAATTGCTTTACAAAAAGGTGAAGGTGATATTATTGCTTATGGTTTAGCTATCACAAAAGAAAGGCAAAAACTTGTTGATTTCACAAGCTCATTAATGAATATCAAACAGGTATTGGTACAAAGAAAACCTGAGAACTGGAGACATCTTCCAAAACATAAAATTGATAAAGCAGTAATCCGAAATGTAATTGAACTAAGAGATAAAGAAGTTCATGTTCGAGAAGGAACTCCCTATCAATTAAGATTAGAAAACTTAGAAGATGAAACTGGTGAAGACATCAATATTGTATTAGAAAACAAAAACATCTCTACTGAGGAATTAATTCACAGAGTAGCTGAAGGTAAAATCAATTACACAGTAGCTGATGAGAATATAGCTAAAGTAAATAATACCTATTACCCACAGCTGGATATTGAGACAGAAATCAGTTTTCCTCAACGTATCGCTTGGGCAACAAGAAAGCAATCCCCTCTCTTAAGAGATAAAGTAAGTCACTGGCTGGATTCAATGAAAAACACCACTGATTTTTATGTGATCTATAATAAATACTTTAAGAATACAAGGGCTCAACACAAAAGGTTCGACAGTAAGTATTTTAGTACTATTGAACATAGAGGTTTACTTTCTAAATATGATGACCTTATAAAAGAACAAGCAAAACCTTTAGGTTGGGATTGGAGGCTTTTAGCATCTTTGGTTTATCAAGAATCTAAATTCAACCCTAAAGCAAAATCATGGGTTGGTGCTGTAGGTTTAATGCAATTAATGCCTGCAACTGCAAAACAATATGGAGCCAACAACCCAAGAGATCCAAGACAAAATGTAAGAGCCGGCACTAAATATTTAAAGTGGCTTGAAGGCTTCTGGGATGGTATCGAAGATCCGAACGAAAGAATTAAATTTGTATTAGCTTCTTACAATGCTGGCCAAGGACATGTTCTTGATGCTCAAAGATTAGCTAAGAAATTTAACCATGACCCCAATGTTTGGAATGGTAATGTTGAAAAATATATGCTCCTGAAGAGTCATAAAAAATACTATAGAGATGAGGTTGTGAAATTTGGATATGCCAGAGGGAAAGAACCTGTCAATTATGTACAAAGTATCTTAGATCGATACGAAAGGTATAAAGAACTTCTCGATGCAAATCAATAG